In one window of Pristiophorus japonicus isolate sPriJap1 chromosome 9, sPriJap1.hap1, whole genome shotgun sequence DNA:
- the LOC139273774 gene encoding histone H1-like: MTDTAAAETAPPAAATQIKAPSKKKAAPRSKPAGPTLGEQILKAVADGSDRKGMSLAAIKKALTAKGVDVEKRGSQIRFSIKRNVTNGFLVQTKGTGASGSFKVAKKENQGKVGRKVKKPAAKKSPAKKPAAKKSPAKKPAAKKSPAKKPAAKKSPAKKTSTKKALTAKKSAKAAAGKKPAAAKPKSPKKASGAKVKAAKKVEKPRAKAKSARPKKAAHKK, encoded by the coding sequence ATGACTGAcactgcagccgccgaaacggcCCCTCCTGCCGCCGCCACTCAAAtcaaggctcccagcaagaagaaggcggctccccgctccaagccagCCGGTCCCACGTTGGGCGAACAGATCCTAAAGGCTGTGGCCGATGGCAGCGATCGTAAGGGGatgtccctggccgcgataaagaaggctctgacggccaaaggcgtggatgtggagaagcgcgggtcccagatcaggttcagtatcaagaggaatgtgacaaatggcttcctggtgcagaccaagggcacgggcgcctcgggctccttcaaagtcgctaagaaggaaaaccaggggaaagtgggaaggaaggtgaagaaaccagcagccaagaaatctccagccaagaaaccagcagccaagaaatctccagccaagaaaccagcagccaagaaatctccggccaagaaaccagcagccaagaaatctccagccaagaaaacCAGCACCAAGAAGGCGCTAACAGCAAAAAAGTCAGCGAAAGCGGCGGCTGGGAAGAAGCCGGCTGCAGCgaagcccaagagccccaagaaggcctcgggcgcaaaggtgaaggcggccaaaaaggtggaaaaaccgagggccaaggccaaatcagcaagacccaagaaagcagcgcacaaaaagtaa